CGTACAGCAACGGTAAGCCTATTTTCTGTCCGAAGTGATTCTCCTCGCAGTTCGATTGGTTGTCCAGGACGTACTAGCTGGCTTCCGTGCCGTCCGGCCGCTACACGACTCCGTGGGCCGAAAATCGATTGAAACACGTCGATCGCCCGTTGTCCTAAGACCGTAGTGTAAGTATCGTTATAGAAATATATTTAGGGTACTGTTTGTAATGTAGGCACCGTATGCCGCAAGGTAACAAAGATAAGACTATCTCTTCCGCGAAGGAGTACCTCACTCGGCGGAAGATGATGGCAGCAACCTCAGCAATGGTCACCGGTAGCGTTGCTGGTTGTTTCAGCACCGAAGACGATGGTAACGGCAATGGTGGAAACGGTGGAAACGGTGGAAACGGTGGGAACGGCGGCGGTGATTCGGTCACGATCAGAACGTTCATGCAGTCCATCCCAACCCAGATGAACTGGAACACGTGGGCGCCGAGCTACCCGTGGACGCCCTCGTGGCTGCTCCTCGAACCCGTTCAGCGGTGGTACGCCGATGGATCGATGTCCCTCGACCTCATCGATGACTGGGACTACGACGCCGACACTCAGGAACTGACGGTCCACCACAACGAAGAGTTCTCCTGGTGGAACGGTGACGTGGTCAACGCCGCCGACAAGTACTGGTACGGCGAGGTTGCGCGATTGCTCAGTCCCGACTCGAGCAATTACGAAACCCTCCATCTCGAGAACAACGGTGGGACGATCATCCGCGAGTACAAGGAGCCCCAGAACCCCGAACTGGTCGGAAACTACCTCGGGGGCTACCTCGGCGAGATGATGCGCGGACACCGAGACAAGTACAAACCGTGGGCCGAGGAACTCCAGGACGCCACGACCGACGACGAACGGCTCGAAATCGAAGAGCGGTTGGGCGAGGAGATGCCCATCAATATGGAGACCTTCATCGACGAAGGGCTCGGCCTTGGCGCGTTCCAGGCCGTCGACTACGACGAACAGGGCATCTACTGCGAACTGTTCGAAGGTCACCCGTACGCCGACCAGATCGAGATCGACGAACTCGACTACGTGCTCGCCTCCGGCGACGCCATCGCCCAGCAGATGGTCGGCGGCGACCTCGATTTCGGATTCGCACAGCTCTCGAACTGGCTCGGCGACCAGGAGGTGGATCACCTGGAGACGATCGGGTCGTTCGAGAGCACGTTCATGCGGAAACTCGAGTTCATGATGGATGGACCTGGCTCCAAACACATCCGTCAAGTCGAGTTCCGCCGAGCCATCGCACACCTCCTCAGCATCGAGAACATCTCCGAGAACTTCGCGCCCCCGAACTCGGTCCGGACGGCACAGACGGGACTTCCCGAGGCGGTCACCGAGCAGCGTCTGGGCGACTACGCCGACGACTTCATCGAGTACCCCGTCGGCGCGGACGAGGAGGGCGCAGCGGAGCTCCTCAATTCGATCGGCTACGAACAGGACGGCAACAGCTGGGTCGACGACGAGGGCGAGTCCATCTCGCTCGAGATGGTCGTCCCCGACTGGGCCTCCAACCCCGCTCGAACGGCGGCGGACAAACTCTCGAACTTCGGGTTCGAGACTGATCTGCAAGTTCTCGAGGGTGCAGCGTACAACGACAGTACCGAAGACCACGTCGACTTCGACCTCTCGATGGGCAACCACGGTGCATTGATCGCTCACCCGTACGCGTACTTCCGACCGACGCACGCCGCCGGCAACGACCTGGGCGACGAGGCGCTCATCGAGGATGCGCTGGCAAACGGCGAGAGTCGTTCACCGTACAACGGCAAAGAACTCGTCGTCGAAATTCCGGAGGAAGTCGGCCAGGAAGACCTCTCGGGATCGACCCAGGAGGTCAATCTGTACGAGCTCTTCCAGGAGTGGATGACGACGGATACCGAAGAACGGAGCAAGGAGATCGCCGAGACGTTCACCTGGTTCTGGAATTTCTACCTCCCGGGAATCGACCTGTTCCAGCCGATGTCCGGCTCCTGGGGCAACGTCGAGAACTGGGAGTTCGCGACCGACAACAGCGACTGGGAGGCCTACCGTGGTTCGTTCCACGCCGCCATGCGTGGCCACATCTCCCCGAAGTAACCGAAGTAACGACCGGACGAGCAATTCATCTTTTTTGACGCGAATCGATGCAGACGAGACTGCACGGTCCGTCTTCGAAACCGCCGTGTTCGAGTCGTCGTTCCAGTTTCGTCGAAGTCGGAGCGAAATCGCTGCCCTGAAATTGTCCGTCGTGCGTGTGGTAGCTAGCCCGTGTGATAGCCAGAGACGCACTCGAGAAGCGAGCCGAACGTTCACACGACCATTCGCGTATTCGCGTGGCAGAAACCACATCCGACCGAAACGACACCAATACGACGCCTACTCCACTGGAAGCGACT
This region of Natronosalvus halobius genomic DNA includes:
- a CDS encoding ABC transporter substrate-binding protein, translated to MAATSAMVTGSVAGCFSTEDDGNGNGGNGGNGGNGGNGGGDSVTIRTFMQSIPTQMNWNTWAPSYPWTPSWLLLEPVQRWYADGSMSLDLIDDWDYDADTQELTVHHNEEFSWWNGDVVNAADKYWYGEVARLLSPDSSNYETLHLENNGGTIIREYKEPQNPELVGNYLGGYLGEMMRGHRDKYKPWAEELQDATTDDERLEIEERLGEEMPINMETFIDEGLGLGAFQAVDYDEQGIYCELFEGHPYADQIEIDELDYVLASGDAIAQQMVGGDLDFGFAQLSNWLGDQEVDHLETIGSFESTFMRKLEFMMDGPGSKHIRQVEFRRAIAHLLSIENISENFAPPNSVRTAQTGLPEAVTEQRLGDYADDFIEYPVGADEEGAAELLNSIGYEQDGNSWVDDEGESISLEMVVPDWASNPARTAADKLSNFGFETDLQVLEGAAYNDSTEDHVDFDLSMGNHGALIAHPYAYFRPTHAAGNDLGDEALIEDALANGESRSPYNGKELVVEIPEEVGQEDLSGSTQEVNLYELFQEWMTTDTEERSKEIAETFTWFWNFYLPGIDLFQPMSGSWGNVENWEFATDNSDWEAYRGSFHAAMRGHISPK